Proteins encoded by one window of Rutidosis leptorrhynchoides isolate AG116_Rl617_1_P2 chromosome 7, CSIRO_AGI_Rlap_v1, whole genome shotgun sequence:
- the LOC139858713 gene encoding uncharacterized protein isoform X3, producing MESGVTEFDLKNLADAFKLQGNKCMQRKWYPDAISLYSVAVALCDDNAVYHCNRAAAYTQFKMYTEAIIDCNKVIEIDPNCCKACSRLGFVYYTQGNYRDAIQKRFTKALQLDPNNESVKENIKAAEQKLGGKSD from the exons ATGG AATCTGGGGTTACGGAGTTTGATCTTAAAAACTTGGCTGATGCCTTCAAGTTACAAG GTAACAAGTGTATGCAACGTAAATGGTACCCAGATGCAATTTCCCTTTACAGTGTTGCTGTTGCACTTTGTGATGATAATGCTGTTTATCATTGCAACAG AGCTGCTGCGTACACTCAGTTCAAAATGTATACAGAAGCAATTATTGACTGTAATAAAGTCATTGAAATCGACCCAAACTGCTGCAAGGCTTGTAGTCGACTTGGTTTTGTTTACTACACTCAAGGAAATTATAGGGATGCCATCCAAAAACGATTTACGAAAG CCTTGCAGTTGGATCCAAATAATGAATCTGTAAAAGAAAATATCAAG GCTGCTGAGCAGAAACTCGGGGGGAAGAGCGACTAA
- the LOC139858813 gene encoding uncharacterized protein codes for MKMANLKEADSPLCLYIFEPSFVSNAESLEAAKDCLSVAFKIGSLSTVSVPTSDSLLQIFSSHPVQDNGLNSDQVAEKFQADTSSTVNVNAPVDSKTPVASQTLGDTNKKDNRYARWTDQPLFVQFFDALKKARYFESRCSNGDPPLSQASWMYDCALWEMKKSGATEFNLQNLAEAFKLEGNKCMQRKLYPDAISLYSVAVALCDDNAVYHCNRAAAYTQFKMYTEAVFDCNKAIEIDPNYSKAYSRLGFVYYAQGNYRDAIKKGFAKALQLDPNNESVKENIKVAEQKLGGEERVNT; via the exons ATGAAAATGGCGAATTTGAAGGAGGCTGATTCCCCTCTttgtctatatattt TTGAACCTAGTTTCGTTAGTAATGCTGAAAGTCTAGAAGCCGCAAAAGACTGCTTATCAGTGGCTTTTAAGATCGGTTCATTATCTACTGTCAGTGTGCCAACATCTGATTCTCTGCTGCAAATTTTCAGTTCACACCCAGTACAGGATAACGGGTTAAACTCAGATCAGGTCGCTGAGAAATTTCAAGCAGATACATCATCAACAGTTAATGTTAATGCTCCAGTAGATTCCAAAACTCCCGTGGCATCACAAACTTTG GGTGATACCAACAAGAAAGATAATCGTTATGCAA GGTGGACTGACCAACCACTTTTTGTTCAATTTTTTGATGCCCTAAAAAAGGCTCGATATTTCGAGTCTCGATGTTCGAATGGAGATCCGCCACTCAGCCAAGCTAGTTGGATGTACGACTGTGCTTTATGG GAAATGAAAAAATCTGGAGCTACAGAGTTTAATCTTCAAAACTTGGCCGAGGCCTTCAAGTTAGAAG GTAACAAATGCATGCAACGTAAGTTGTACCCAGATGCAATTTCGCTTTATAGTGTTGCTGTTGCACTTTGTGATGATAATGCTGTTTATCATTGCAACAG AGCAGCTGCGTACACTCAGTTCAAGATGTATACCGAAGCCGTTTTTGACTGTAATAAAGCAATTGAAATCGACCCGAACTATAGCAAGGCTTATAGTCGGCTTGGTTTTGTTTACTACGCTCAAGGAAATTATAGGGACGCCATCAAAAAAGGATTTGCAAAAG CGTTGCAGTTGGATCCAAATAATGAATCTGTTAAAGAAAATATCAAG GTTGCTGAGCAGAAACTCGGGGGGGAAGAGCGAGTAAACACCTGa
- the LOC139858713 gene encoding small glutamine-rich tetratricopeptide repeat-containing protein 2-like isoform X2 produces the protein MYDCALWEMKESGVTEFDLKNLADAFKLQGNKCMQRKWYPDAISLYSVAVALCDDNAVYHCNRAAAYTQFKMYTEAIIDCNKVIEIDPNCCKACSRLGFVYYTQGNYRDAIQKRFTKALQLDPNNESVKENIKAAEQKLGGKSD, from the exons ATGTACGACTGTGCTTTATGG GAAATGAAAGAATCTGGGGTTACGGAGTTTGATCTTAAAAACTTGGCTGATGCCTTCAAGTTACAAG GTAACAAGTGTATGCAACGTAAATGGTACCCAGATGCAATTTCCCTTTACAGTGTTGCTGTTGCACTTTGTGATGATAATGCTGTTTATCATTGCAACAG AGCTGCTGCGTACACTCAGTTCAAAATGTATACAGAAGCAATTATTGACTGTAATAAAGTCATTGAAATCGACCCAAACTGCTGCAAGGCTTGTAGTCGACTTGGTTTTGTTTACTACACTCAAGGAAATTATAGGGATGCCATCCAAAAACGATTTACGAAAG CCTTGCAGTTGGATCCAAATAATGAATCTGTAAAAGAAAATATCAAG GCTGCTGAGCAGAAACTCGGGGGGAAGAGCGACTAA
- the LOC139858713 gene encoding small glutamine-rich tetratricopeptide repeat-containing protein 2-like isoform X1 — MKYLDVTYCCFIYIFRIYSKEMKESGVTEFDLKNLADAFKLQGNKCMQRKWYPDAISLYSVAVALCDDNAVYHCNRAAAYTQFKMYTEAIIDCNKVIEIDPNCCKACSRLGFVYYTQGNYRDAIQKRFTKALQLDPNNESVKENIKAAEQKLGGKSD, encoded by the exons ATGAAATATCTTGATGTGACTTACTGTTGTTTCATTTATATCTTTCGTATCTACTCTAAGGAAATGAAAGAATCTGGGGTTACGGAGTTTGATCTTAAAAACTTGGCTGATGCCTTCAAGTTACAAG GTAACAAGTGTATGCAACGTAAATGGTACCCAGATGCAATTTCCCTTTACAGTGTTGCTGTTGCACTTTGTGATGATAATGCTGTTTATCATTGCAACAG AGCTGCTGCGTACACTCAGTTCAAAATGTATACAGAAGCAATTATTGACTGTAATAAAGTCATTGAAATCGACCCAAACTGCTGCAAGGCTTGTAGTCGACTTGGTTTTGTTTACTACACTCAAGGAAATTATAGGGATGCCATCCAAAAACGATTTACGAAAG CCTTGCAGTTGGATCCAAATAATGAATCTGTAAAAGAAAATATCAAG GCTGCTGAGCAGAAACTCGGGGGGAAGAGCGACTAA